The genomic DNA CTGGAATCGGCGACGCTGGTCGCGGATGGATCCGGTAGCTTTTGAGGCAAAACAGCCCGGCCTGTTGAGCTTGGTACGTGAGATCGCGACCGAACATGGGCCGCTGACCAGCCGCGAAATCGAAGCGTTTGTGCACCGCGATCAGGCCCGCCGACCCGAAGGGCACTGGGGTTGGTCGTGGAGTCCAGCAAAAACCGCCTCCGAGTTACTCTTCGATGCCGGAACATTCACCCCGGCTCGTCGCAATGCGCAATTTGAGCGCGTCTTTGATCTCACCGAACGCGTCGTGCCGCCAGCCATCCGCGAAACGCTGGACTGTCCCAAAGAAGACGCGATCCGAGAGCTAGTGCGGATCGCAGTGCGAGCACACGGGATCGGCACGGTGCGCTGCTTTGCCGACTACTTCCGATTCCCCCAGCGCGACACCGCCCGCGCCCTAGGCGAGCTGGAAGCCGTAGGCGAAGTCATTCCGGTTGAAGTGACCGGCTGGCAGCGCCCAACATGGATGCACGCCGGGGCGCGAGTGCCTCGCACGGTTGATGCTCAAGCACTGCTGGCGCCATTTGACCCACTGGTGTTTGAACGGCGACGACTCCTGGAGCTCTTTGGCATGCACTACCGGTTAGAAATTTACACGCCAGCGCACAAACGCCAATACGGGTACTACGTGCTGCCGTTTGTACTCGGCGAACACCTGGTCGCGCGGCTCGATCTCAAACACGACCGTTCCCACAACCAGCTGCTCGTTCGTTCAGCATTTTCCGAAGAACCCCGGACAGATGCTGGGGACCAAACGCCCTGGCCCGATCGCGGGGCGATCAGCCAAGCGCTCGCCGCTGAACTGTCCACCATGGCCACGTGGCTGGGTGCCGGTGAGGTGGCCGTTGAGGATCACGCCCCCGGCGATCTCACTGGCGAGCTGTCCGCGGCCCTTGAGTAACTAAGGGACCACCGGGTGCCCAGTCCAGGTAGTACCCGTTCGCTGGAACTGCCACCGCTGATGTGGGTCAGTTGCCAGATCTAACCAGTCGAGGCGGTCCAGTCGGATGCTGATCCAGGCGAACCGTTCAAATGCGGTGCGCGCATCTGGGGCATCAGCGGTCTCCAACGGGGTGCCCGGCGGCGCAGTCGGTGCATAGAGTTCCCGGCTGTGCGGTGCCAACGTGTCCCACACGCGGTGGCGCTCGGCGGGATCCTCGATGATCTGGGCTTGCCCTTCGGCGCGCAACTGCACCGATGTCGCCGCATCATAGAACATCAGCGCGACGGTAGGACGGGCCAGCATTTCAGGGAGCTTGTCTGAAGCAGTGTGGGTCGCGAAGTACACCCGTTCCGGGTCGGTGGCGAAGTCACGGATAATCACCGACCGAGCACGGGGCTGTCCCGCTGCGGTCACGGTCGCCAACGTTGCCAGGGTGAACCCGGTCCGCTGTGTCGTGGCAGCACGCAGCGATTCCCAAATCGATGCCAGCAGATCCTGATGGTCCATGGATAACTCTCTATAGACGCGCCAGTTAGAACCAGGTCTCGGCGAGGAGCTCATACGAGCGATCGCGCACTGCCGGATCATACGCATAAGTCACGGTGATCAGTTCGTCCGCACCGGTCCGTTCGACGAATGCTTCGAGTTCCTGTTTTACGGTGTGCGGGGTACCCACCGCTTTCATCCGAAGCATCGCATGATCTGCCGGACCGCGAGCGCTGAATTGCTCGGCGTTCAGTGGAGGCTGCAGCAGCCGGCGTTGGCCGGTCTGAATGTCTTGGAACATCTGCTCGACGACGGTGAACTCTCGTTGTGCTTCGTCGTCGTTGTCGGCCACCATGACATTGATGCCCGCCATCACGTACGGCTCCTCAAGTTCCGCTGTAGGGGCCGCGGGGTTGAAGGCGTCGCGGTAGACCTGAATGGCCTGATCCAGCTGATCGGGGGCAAAGTGCGAGGCCACCGAAAACGGTAGCCCGAGTTGGCCAGCAATGGAGGCCCCATTGACCGTGGAACCCAGCACCCAGATGGGCACGTTGGTACCCGCTGATACGGCGGAAACAATAGGCATGCTATAGGCCGTGCCATCTTCGGCAAACCAGCCCTGCAGGTCATAGATGTGCTGGGCGAACTGTTGCGGTTCGGCAGAGGAACGGCTCAAGGCTTGGGCGGTCATCATGTCGGTACCCGGTGCGCGCCCCAGACCCAGATCGATCCGGTTGCCGTGCATATTGGCCAGGGTTCCGTATTGTTCGGCAACCATCAGGGGCGCATGGTTGGGCAACATGACCCCACCGGAACCAAGGCGAATCTTGTCGGTGCACTGGGCGGCCTGGGAGATCAGCAGCGCGGTCGAGCTGGCCGCCAGGTTGGGCGTGTTGTGGTGTTCAGCGAACCAGATCCGGCGATAACCCCACTCATCGGCGAGCCGTGCCGAGTTCATCGAGGCCTCAATGGCGTCGCGGGCCGTCGAGCCTTCAGAGATGGAGACGAGATCGAGAATACTTAGCGGTACAGACAAGGTCGGAGTTTTCCTTTCGTGGGCACACACCCATGCGCCGTATGAGGTACTCCTCGCAGCCTAGCTGGCCTCGCCACTGGCTCGCATCGAGGGTGACCTTCCCCGTCATACGTTGCCGCTCTCGGCTAAGCAAGGATTAATCCGACGCCGCACGTGGCCAGTCCAGCGACCAAAAAGACCACTCCCACCCAGAGCAGAACAATCCAGCGGCTCGGTGAGGTTCGACCAGCGCCCATGGCCGAGAAGAAGAACCCTGCCGGCATCAGAATGGCGGCGATGAGCACTCCGGTGCGGCTCAGCCACAACCACCCGTCGGTCAGCGAGGTGGTCTCTGTTAAGAGGAGACATACTAATCCGAGGGTAATCAGCACACCGGCGTGTGCGTGTCCGGCGCGATAGAACGCCTTTTGAAAATCCGTGGCGGCGACACTGCCACGCAAGATTTGCAGCAATAGCCATCCGCCACTGGCGACCGTGATCGCGGCGAGGAGCACGATCCCAGCGGTGGTCTGTGCTGCAGGCGAGATCTCAAACATGGGGACCCCCTCGGGGTGAAGCGTTCGATACACGAATTATAACGCTGTTATGAAACCTGCGGCAGTACTATAGACTCGAAAAATGGCTCGCCCAAAAACCCACGACGACACGGTACGCCGTCGCCTGTTAGAAGCGGCTTCTGAAATTATTGCCCAACAGGGCGTTGACGCGTTATCCATGCGGAAAGCCGCCACAACAGCAAACACCACGACCACGGCCATCTATTCACTCTTTGGCGGTCGTGAAGCGCTCATCGACGCCGTCGTCACAGAGGGTTTTCAACGCTTCGCCGCGCACCTTCGTGCCGTGCCCCACACCGACGACCCCGACGCCGATCTGCTCGCGTTAGGCCGCTCCTACCGAATCAACGCATTAGAGAACCCGCATTTTTATCGCGTGATGTTCAACAACACCCTCGGGTCCTCCACGCCCGAACGCAGCGCAGCAACCTTCGACATGCTCGTCGATGCTGTTGCACGCGCCGCCCAATGCAGCCCACCCCAAGCGCAGAGCAGGGCTTATCGTTTATGGGCCTATATTCACGGTCTGGTGACCCTGGAACTCAGTGGTTTCACGACACCACCGAACGATAGCGACAATCGGGAACAAGCCTTCGTTGCAGCCTTACGCGCCTCGACATCATTATTCAGACACTGATAGGCGTTGCAACTGTCCCACATCGACATATTGACGCATCAAACTTACGAGAGGTTGAGCTTGCCACTAGTAGACCTGAGCCACCCGATGACCCCTGGCATGCCCGTGTATCCCGGTGACCCCACCGTTGCTTTCGCCCCGGCAGCCACGCTTGCCGATGACGGCGCTAATGTGTCAGCCCTGCGATTTGGTTCTCACACCGGCACTCACCTGGATGCTCCCTCGCATATGATCGCCGGAGGGCGCACGGTCGACCAGTTGAATCTGGCTGCATTGCAGGGCACGGCCTATGTGTTGCATACGCGATCAAACGAAACAGCAGCGCTCCGCGATCAACCCCTCGGGCTCTCCGATCTGGCGCCGATACCAGCGCAGCTTCCTAACATTGTCTGTATCGCCACCGGGTGGGACCGATACTTTCATGAGCCCGTCTATGAGCACCACCCGTACCTCGAACTTGAACTGGTCGAAGCGCTGTGGGACAAGGGCGCGCGGGTCTTAGGAGTGGATATGTTCAGCCCGGACCCGACGCACAGCACTTTGAGCGCACCGGTGCATGAATTCTGGTTAGGGCAGGACGGGATCATCGTGGAAAATCTCACCGGCCTTCAGCAGCTGCCAGAACGCGTGGAGATGACCATTCTTCCGCTGCCGCTGGCGGGACTCGATGGCTCACCGGTTCGGGCAATTGCGAGCTACCCCTAGCAGCCTCGTTCCGGGCGGCGATAAAATCGGCACATGGCTAACATTGCAAAAGAATTAGCGGACAGTTTTACCAACACCGGGGTGAAACTTGCCTACGGTGAACCCATTGAAATCGCCGGCACCACCATCGTGCCGGTTGCGGCTGCAAGCTATGGCTTTGGCGCTGGTGAAGGCGTTGCCGAAGGTGAGCACAACGAAGGATCCGGCGGTGGCGGAGGGGGCATGTCTGTTCCGGTCGGAGCGTACATCACCCGCAATGGGAAGACCCGGTTCGAGCCAAATCCGGTCGCCTTGATAGCCGTTTCGATTCCCTTTATTGGCGTTGCCGGATGGGCTGCGGGAAGAATTATTAAGGCGGCGAAACGCTAATCGCTGGTCCGTGTCACACTGAGGTCTATGGCCACAGAAATACGGCAAATAGAAACAGGCCGTAACTCAGGGCGGCCGCCACGGCGAAGATTTGGGACGGTGTAGACCACTGCCCGCGGATGGCTGCGATCAGCAAAGCAACCGTCAGCAGCGCCCAGACCAACGTGTGGCCAAAGCCAATAACGACACTGCGCAGACCCGTAGCTTCCGGAACATCCACGCCGTCACCGACGGTCGCAAAAATGACAGTAACTGTCAGGGCGCCTGCCGCGGCGATCCCATACCAGCGTCGAATTCGGGATCCTGTTGGTGTCGAAGCCGTCATGGCGCATCCTTCAACTCATCGCACGCATACACCGAGTAAGGCCATACCTTATATATGGGTGCAATCCCTCATGAGTGCCATAAACATACGTCGGTTGGCGGCGCATTTCAAGGGCTTTGCACGTGACCGTTGGGCGACCCCACTGACAGGTCGCTGAACAAAAGAGCTGGTAGTCAGAAACGACAAAAGCTCCGAAGAAAAACTTCGGAGCTTCCACCATCCCCGTCACCGATAGTGTCTTGAGGAAATTTGTGCGCGAGGGGGGACTTGAACCCCCACGTCCGTGAAGACACTGGCACCTGAAGCCAGCGCGTCTACCAATTCCGCCACTCGCGCGAATGACCTATGCTCACCAGCATCTGCTAGAAGCACGATCTATAGTATAAACACAACAGCGGCTTGAATGCTAATCAAGGGAATCCAAGGGCTGCCGATCCGGTTCTGACATCGCGCTTCGTGTATTGCCGGGCCCGATGTGCAAAAATGTAACTGCATGTGACAATTTCCCGGGACAGAACTACTCTGGGATATTTACCAGTGAGCCGTTCTGGCCACGCTGAAAGGAGTGCCGGAGTGGGCATGTTGGATGGTTTAGAGAACCTTCTCGAACGCACCGTGCGCAAAATCTTTTCGGCCGGTGGCTCCAAAAAGATTAAGCCCGTAGAAGTGACCAATGCGATGCGCCTGGAAATGGACCATCGCGCCGCCACGATCTCCGAGCAACGCACGCTGGTCCCCAACGTGTACACGATCGCCTTTTCGGAACAGGACTTCCCACAAGTTCAGCAGTGGGGTCGAGCGTTGGCTGAAGAATTATGCGACGAAGCAATCCGCCACGCCTCGGTGCAGGGCTATTCCCTGTCGGGTCCGGTGCGCGTCACGTTCGTCGCCGACGACCAGCTCGAGCGCGGCGACATGGAGATTACTTCAACCATTGAGACCGCCGATGATGTCGATCCCGGTCAACCCATCTCGTACTCACCGGACAAAGAAGTCAGTTCCCCCGCGGTGACTCCGCCGGCTGAAATGACGGACCCCAATGTACAAGTCGATCGCACCACCTGGCGTCCAGTATTAGAGATCGAAGGCACGCGTTACGCGATCAATTCCTCCTCAGCGGTCATCGGCCGCTCAGCGGATGTCGATATCACGGTGGCAGATCCCGGGATGTCTCGCCGACACCTGGAAATCCAGATCGCAGGAGACCGCGTCTCCGCTTTAGATCTCGGCTCCACCAACGGGTTTTATCTCAACGGGCAAAAGGCAGGCAACTCGGTAGATTTGCACCACGGTGATATTATTACCGCCGGTCGAACAACCATCGTGTTCCGCCTCGCCCCAGACACTTCAACCCAGGCACGGAGGTAGCCCGTGAGCGAATTGGCGATAACTGCGCTGCGGTTTGGGCTGCTCGCCCTACTGTGGATCTTTGTGTTCTCCGTAATTACCTCACAGGGCCGGTCGCTGCAGATTGCCCGGCCTGCGCGCTTGACCAAGCGCAAAAAGAAACCAGAGAAATCCGAACAGCCCTCCAACGTTTCCACCGATACGCCACCACCGCCCACTCGCGCGTTAGCCAGCAAGCTCGTCGTCACGGAAGGGCCCCTGGCAGGCCGGACGATTCCGCTCAACGGTCAACCCTTGTTGATCGGGCGCGCCCAGGATGCCGGACTCGTGCTGGAAGATGACTACGCCTCGGGCCGCCACGCGCGACTGTTCCCGCAGGGCAGTCGGTGGTTCCTAGAAGACCTGGGCTCAACCAATGGGACCTTCGTTCACGGTAACCAATTGACCCGGACGATGGCCCTTGAACCCAATGTGCCGGTGCGCATTGGTAAGACTGTCATGGAGCTCAGGGCATAACTATGGCTCTAGAGCTGAACTTCGCCGCGCGCTCTGACGTGGGACGAGTGCGCTCAAAAAACGATGACTCGGCCTACGTCGGTCGGTACTTAGCCGTGGTGGCTGACGGGATGGGCGGCCACGTCGGTGGTGACGTGGCGTCAGCCTCGGTCGTGCTCGACCTGGCTCCCTTAGACCGCAACGATCTGTCGGATCCGCAAACCGTCTTAGCCGATGAAATCCAATCGGCGAACCTGATTCTCAACGACCTGGTGCATGACAACCCCAAACTCGCCGGGATGGGCACCACCTGTACCGCCGTCCTGGTCGACAACAATCTGTTGCACATGGCCCACATCGGTGACTCGCGGGCCTATCGCGTCAAAAACGATGTCTTCGAACAACTTTCGGCCGATCACACCTTCGTGCAGCGGCTCATCGATGAAGGGCGTATCAAACCAGAAGACGCCGAATCTCACCCGCACAAGAACGTGTTGATGCGGGTGCTGGGTGATGTTGATGCTTCCCCGGAACTCGATGTTGCCACCTTCGAAACCCAACCCGGTGAACGCTGGTTGCTGTGTTCCGATGGCCTCAACGCGGTGGTGGATGATGCCACGATCGAAACCCTGCTTCGGGCGGATAAGCCCCTGGATGACATCTGCCGGGACCTGGTGGATGAGACCCTGAACCGCGGCGCCCCCGACAATGTGACGATCGTGGTTTTTGAAACTGCGGAAGCCCAAGTCACCGTCGAAGACCCGCCGCGCGCAGAAGAGCTCGCCGAATCGGCTCGTGAAGTCAGTCAAGCAAGCGACGGTGAATCCGTATCAGCCGCCCTGCTGCGCGCTGACCTCGGTTCACGACCCCACCTATTGGTGGGTGCGGCCGAGTTGGCCACCGACACCGACCAAATCCCGATTGTCACCCGCTCTTCATCGCAAAAGCGCGCCGCCGCACTCCTGCACGGCGCCTCAGATGCGGCAGCACCCGAACCCGCCGGCGCCTCCGAGCTCGACGAAGACGCCGTACCCACCGGTCGACGCACATGGCCGCTGCTGACCATGGTCGGGGTCTTTTTGATCTTATTTGCCACGTCCCTTGCCGTCGGATTTCTCTGGATTCGCGGTCAATACTATGTCGGCTCGGTTGACGACCGGGTGGCCATCTATCAGGGTGTGCCACAATCGCTCGGACCGCTCGAGCTGTCCTCGGTCGAAGAGGCCACGGAAATTCCGCTATCCCGGTTGCCCGGATACAGCCGGCAACGTGTCGAAGCCGGGCTGCCCGCCCAGGATCTCAACCATGCCCGCGAGATCCTGATGGATCTCGAAACCGCCCTGATCCCTGAAGCCCCGCCGGTCTCCCCCACCGATCAGCCTGATGACTCCAATATTCCACTGGCATCCAACGGCGTCACCACATCGGCTTCCATTGCTGGTGCAGCCGCAGGTGCCACAGGAGGCAACCCGTAATGGCCCACACTCTTGACGCCGTCGAAACCGAAGACCAGCCGGTCAAAAAGCCACTGCGTATCACTGAACTGATACTGCTGGTCATGGCTGTGGCCATCGGTTCAGGTGCTTACATGCTGTCCGGGTTAGGGATGGATCAGCCCCTGGAGACCCACTACTGGATCCAACTGGGGGTCATGGCCGCCCTGGCGATCGCCTTCCATCTCGTATTGCGCCTGCGAGCCCCCTGGTCAGATCAGTACATCATGCCGTTAGCCCTGTCGCTCAACGGGTTGGGGCTGGCGATGATTCACCGGCTTGACCTGGTCCCCCCGGGTGGGAGTGCGGCCAATAATCAGTTGTTGTGGACGGCCTTGTCGATCATCATTTCGATGGCGCTGGTCTGGTTCATCATCGACTACCGGCACATGCGCCGCTTCACCTACGTGTGGCTCTTGGCCTCGGCGATCTTACTGGTCCTGCCGTTTTTGCCGTTCATCGGCATGGAGATCTATGGTGCCCGCATTTGGGTGAACCTAGGGATTGGGTCGTTCCAGCCCGGTGAAGTCGCCAAACTGACCCTGGCCATCTTCTTTGCCTCCTACCTGAGCGCCAACCGCGATCTGATCCTGTTAGCGGGTCGGAAGCTCGGCCCGCTAAGCTTCCCACGGCTGCAAGATCTTGGCCCGCTGGTCGTGGCCTGGCTGGTGTCCATGGGCGTGTTGATTTTCCAACGTGACCTCGGCTCAGCAGTGTTGTTCTTCGGACTCTTCATGGCCATGATTTACCTGGCCACCGCACGTTTATCCTGGATCATCCTGGGACTCCTCGCGGTCGGAGCCGGCGGTATTATCGCCTTCAACCTATTCCCACACGTCCAAGCACGCATTGACGGGTGGCTCAACGCGTTCGATATGGACATGATCTACGCCGAGCACGGCTCCCACCAAGTCGTCCAAGGCCTGTTCGGGCTGGCTTCGGGCGGATTATTTGGCTCTGGGCTTGGCGAAGGCCGCCCGGATCTCGTGTTCGCGGCCAACTCCGACATGATCATCGCGTCCTTTGGTGAAGAGCTCGGCCTGGTCGGATTGACCGCCATTTTGTTGATCTTCTTCGTCCTGATTACTCGCATTATGCGTATCGGCCTGTCAGCCCGCGACGCCTTCGGCAAACTGCTCGCCGCCGGGCTGGGCTGCGCCATGGCGATCCAAATTTTCGTGGTTGTCGGCGGGGTATTGCGCGTCATTCCACTGACCGGACTCACCACCCCGTTCATGGCCGCGGGTGGCTCGTCACTGTTAGCCAACTGGATGATTATCGGGCTAGTGTTATTAATTTCGCACACCGCCAACCGCCCAATGCAGGCCGGCCCCATGGTCAACGCCTCGGGCTTTGGGGCGGGCACATCAGTACCGGGACAACCAGTAGAGGCGGGTGAACGCTAGTGAATGAATCCATCCGATACGCCTGGTTTGGTATCGTCGCCGCGTTCCTCGTACTCGTCGGGGCCGCCAGCTACGTCCAAGTCATTGGCGCCGACGACTTACGCACCCACGAAGCCAACTCGCGGGAACTCTACAAGCAATTCGGTGGCCCACGCGGACCAATCTTGGTCGATGGGGACCCGATCGCTGAGTCCGTGCCAAGCGAATCCACGAGCTTTGACTACCAGCGGGTGTATCACGATCCCAACCTGTATTCGGGGCTGACCGGGTTCTACTCCCTGGCCTACGGCCAAACCGGGTTGGAACAACGCCTCAATGACTGGTTGTCCGGCTCCGCAGACGACCTCTTTATCGAACGCCTACGCCAAACTTTCACCGGTGCCGAAAACCCCGGCGCATCCGTTGAACTGACCATCGACCCGCAACTTCAAGAAGTCGCATACAACGCGCTCCCCGAAGGCATTGAGGGGTCGGTGGTTGTCTCCGAGCCCGATACCGGACGGATCCTGGCGATGGTCGCGCGCCCAAGCTACGACACCAACCTGCTGGCCGTGCACTCGACCACGCAGGCCT from Enteractinococcus fodinae includes the following:
- a CDS encoding winged helix-turn-helix domain-containing protein, with amino-acid sequence MSQARRVAIAAQGLERARPATVTLRHLTDTIKRIGLLQIDSVNVLARAHLLPLFARLGPYDTTLLERATGHAPRRILETWAHEASFVPATTFPLLTWNRRRWSRMDPVAFEAKQPGLLSLVREIATEHGPLTSREIEAFVHRDQARRPEGHWGWSWSPAKTASELLFDAGTFTPARRNAQFERVFDLTERVVPPAIRETLDCPKEDAIRELVRIAVRAHGIGTVRCFADYFRFPQRDTARALGELEAVGEVIPVEVTGWQRPTWMHAGARVPRTVDAQALLAPFDPLVFERRRLLELFGMHYRLEIYTPAHKRQYGYYVLPFVLGEHLVARLDLKHDRSHNQLLVRSAFSEEPRTDAGDQTPWPDRGAISQALAAELSTMATWLGAGEVAVEDHAPGDLTGELSAALE
- a CDS encoding pyridoxamine 5'-phosphate oxidase family protein, with the translated sequence MDHQDLLASIWESLRAATTQRTGFTLATLATVTAAGQPRARSVIIRDFATDPERVYFATHTASDKLPEMLARPTVALMFYDAATSVQLRAEGQAQIIEDPAERHRVWDTLAPHSRELYAPTAPPGTPLETADAPDARTAFERFAWISIRLDRLDWLDLATDPHQRWQFQRTGTTWTGHPVVP
- a CDS encoding LLM class flavin-dependent oxidoreductase, which produces MSVPLSILDLVSISEGSTARDAIEASMNSARLADEWGYRRIWFAEHHNTPNLAASSTALLISQAAQCTDKIRLGSGGVMLPNHAPLMVAEQYGTLANMHGNRIDLGLGRAPGTDMMTAQALSRSSAEPQQFAQHIYDLQGWFAEDGTAYSMPIVSAVSAGTNVPIWVLGSTVNGASIAGQLGLPFSVASHFAPDQLDQAIQVYRDAFNPAAPTAELEEPYVMAGINVMVADNDDEAQREFTVVEQMFQDIQTGQRRLLQPPLNAEQFSARGPADHAMLRMKAVGTPHTVKQELEAFVERTGADELITVTYAYDPAVRDRSYELLAETWF
- a CDS encoding TetR/AcrR family transcriptional regulator, which translates into the protein MARPKTHDDTVRRRLLEAASEIIAQQGVDALSMRKAATTANTTTTAIYSLFGGREALIDAVVTEGFQRFAAHLRAVPHTDDPDADLLALGRSYRINALENPHFYRVMFNNTLGSSTPERSAATFDMLVDAVARAAQCSPPQAQSRAYRLWAYIHGLVTLELSGFTTPPNDSDNREQAFVAALRASTSLFRH
- a CDS encoding cyclase family protein, with translation MPLVDLSHPMTPGMPVYPGDPTVAFAPAATLADDGANVSALRFGSHTGTHLDAPSHMIAGGRTVDQLNLAALQGTAYVLHTRSNETAALRDQPLGLSDLAPIPAQLPNIVCIATGWDRYFHEPVYEHHPYLELELVEALWDKGARVLGVDMFSPDPTHSTLSAPVHEFWLGQDGIIVENLTGLQQLPERVEMTILPLPLAGLDGSPVRAIASYP
- a CDS encoding spore germination protein GerW family protein, which gives rise to MANIAKELADSFTNTGVKLAYGEPIEIAGTTIVPVAAASYGFGAGEGVAEGEHNEGSGGGGGGMSVPVGAYITRNGKTRFEPNPVALIAVSIPFIGVAGWAAGRIIKAAKR
- a CDS encoding DUF3662 and FHA domain-containing protein produces the protein MLDGLENLLERTVRKIFSAGGSKKIKPVEVTNAMRLEMDHRAATISEQRTLVPNVYTIAFSEQDFPQVQQWGRALAEELCDEAIRHASVQGYSLSGPVRVTFVADDQLERGDMEITSTIETADDVDPGQPISYSPDKEVSSPAVTPPAEMTDPNVQVDRTTWRPVLEIEGTRYAINSSSAVIGRSADVDITVADPGMSRRHLEIQIAGDRVSALDLGSTNGFYLNGQKAGNSVDLHHGDIITAGRTTIVFRLAPDTSTQARR
- a CDS encoding FHA domain-containing protein FhaB/FipA, whose translation is MSELAITALRFGLLALLWIFVFSVITSQGRSLQIARPARLTKRKKKPEKSEQPSNVSTDTPPPPTRALASKLVVTEGPLAGRTIPLNGQPLLIGRAQDAGLVLEDDYASGRHARLFPQGSRWFLEDLGSTNGTFVHGNQLTRTMALEPNVPVRIGKTVMELRA
- a CDS encoding PP2C family protein-serine/threonine phosphatase, with the protein product MALELNFAARSDVGRVRSKNDDSAYVGRYLAVVADGMGGHVGGDVASASVVLDLAPLDRNDLSDPQTVLADEIQSANLILNDLVHDNPKLAGMGTTCTAVLVDNNLLHMAHIGDSRAYRVKNDVFEQLSADHTFVQRLIDEGRIKPEDAESHPHKNVLMRVLGDVDASPELDVATFETQPGERWLLCSDGLNAVVDDATIETLLRADKPLDDICRDLVDETLNRGAPDNVTIVVFETAEAQVTVEDPPRAEELAESAREVSQASDGESVSAALLRADLGSRPHLLVGAAELATDTDQIPIVTRSSSQKRAAALLHGASDAAAPEPAGASELDEDAVPTGRRTWPLLTMVGVFLILFATSLAVGFLWIRGQYYVGSVDDRVAIYQGVPQSLGPLELSSVEEATEIPLSRLPGYSRQRVEAGLPAQDLNHAREILMDLETALIPEAPPVSPTDQPDDSNIPLASNGVTTSASIAGAAAGATGGNP
- a CDS encoding FtsW/RodA/SpoVE family cell cycle protein, translated to MAHTLDAVETEDQPVKKPLRITELILLVMAVAIGSGAYMLSGLGMDQPLETHYWIQLGVMAALAIAFHLVLRLRAPWSDQYIMPLALSLNGLGLAMIHRLDLVPPGGSAANNQLLWTALSIIISMALVWFIIDYRHMRRFTYVWLLASAILLVLPFLPFIGMEIYGARIWVNLGIGSFQPGEVAKLTLAIFFASYLSANRDLILLAGRKLGPLSFPRLQDLGPLVVAWLVSMGVLIFQRDLGSAVLFFGLFMAMIYLATARLSWIILGLLAVGAGGIIAFNLFPHVQARIDGWLNAFDMDMIYAEHGSHQVVQGLFGLASGGLFGSGLGEGRPDLVFAANSDMIIASFGEELGLVGLTAILLIFFVLITRIMRIGLSARDAFGKLLAAGLGCAMAIQIFVVVGGVLRVIPLTGLTTPFMAAGGSSLLANWMIIGLVLLISHTANRPMQAGPMVNASGFGAGTSVPGQPVEAGER